In one Hydrogenobacter sp. genomic region, the following are encoded:
- a CDS encoding DEAD/DEAH box helicase has translation MEFNFQQLSEPLGKAIRELGFKEPTPIQSEAIPLALKGYDIMGQAATGTGKTAAFGIPIVESINKDGGLKALILTPTRELALQVKDQLYALSKYKALKVFVFYGGTPVGRDLELLSKVTPNIVIGTPGRIKDLINRGTLNVGSVSFLVLDEADLMLDMGFAEDIEYIISFTPIDRQTFLFSATIPKEIEVLAKKHLRDNYKVVRVISAELKPKIEERLIRLNSPKQKISELEKILRDHILEKVIIFVRTKRDAKDISQELKNRGFSVVSLHGDMTQRQRENALKLFREGKVRTVVATDVASRGLDIKGVSLVINYHIPEDPEVYIHRIGRTGRIGSYGKAYSLITPEDSKALWRIKRVKERYTGV, from the coding sequence ATGGAGTTTAATTTTCAACAGTTAAGTGAACCACTTGGAAAAGCTATAAGGGAGCTTGGTTTTAAAGAACCTACACCTATACAGAGTGAGGCTATACCGTTAGCTCTTAAAGGTTACGATATTATGGGACAGGCAGCTACTGGAACAGGGAAAACAGCTGCCTTTGGCATACCCATCGTGGAAAGTATAAATAAGGATGGAGGTTTAAAGGCACTTATTCTAACGCCAACGCGTGAACTTGCCCTCCAGGTCAAGGATCAGCTTTATGCCTTATCCAAGTACAAGGCACTTAAGGTGTTCGTTTTTTACGGAGGTACACCGGTAGGGAGGGATCTGGAGCTTCTGTCTAAGGTTACACCTAACATAGTTATAGGGACTCCGGGCAGAATAAAGGACCTCATAAATAGGGGTACATTGAATGTTGGCAGTGTCTCCTTTTTAGTTCTTGATGAGGCTGATCTAATGCTTGATATGGGCTTTGCCGAAGATATAGAATACATAATATCTTTTACACCAATAGATAGACAGACTTTTCTCTTTTCCGCAACTATACCAAAAGAGATAGAGGTGTTGGCAAAAAAACATTTGAGAGATAATTACAAAGTGGTAAGGGTCATATCCGCGGAATTAAAACCTAAGATAGAGGAAAGGCTCATAAGACTAAACTCTCCCAAGCAAAAGATATCTGAGCTTGAGAAGATACTCAGAGACCATATACTTGAAAAGGTCATAATTTTTGTGAGGACAAAAAGGGATGCGAAGGATATATCTCAGGAACTCAAAAACAGAGGTTTTAGTGTAGTGTCTTTGCATGGAGATATGACACAGAGACAAAGGGAGAACGCCCTTAAGCTCTTTAGAGAAGGAAAAGTAAGAACTGTTGTGGCAACGGATGTTGCCTCAAGGGGTCTTGATATAAAAGGAGTGAGCTTAGTTATCAATTACCATATTCCTGAAGACCCTGAGGTTTACATACACAGAATAGGGAGAACTGGAAGAATAGGAAGTTACGGAAAGGCATACAGCTTGATAACACCTGAGGACAGTAAAGCTCTCTGGAGAATAAAGAGGGTAAAAGAAAGATACACGGGCGTATAA
- a CDS encoding molybdopterin-dependent oxidoreductase: MLSRRNFLKGGLALSAGGLLVPKYLLAAVDPSLLSTAAKELPEGVLEEQVLEALPGKKPLIKKTYRAPNYETPVKYFNEFFTPNDVFFVRYHLSNIPEVDAKTWKLTIGGDAIEKPLELTLEDLKTKFEQVELVALCQCSGNRRGLFKPHVAGVEWGYGAMGNARWKGVRLKDILERAGLKGNALEVVLNGADTGVAAGTPDFIKSIPVWKALDENTMIAYEMNGEPLPHWNGFPARVIVPGWTATYWMKHIISIDVVSKPFDGFWMKTAYRIPLGKFPIRDRFISQETAVNTPITEIVVNSLITNINDGQRFKLGQMVEIKGIAWDGGYGINMVEISTDGGKTWREAELGKDYGRYSWRQFTYRFRPPKKGTYTIMAKASNRIGQTQTFELIWNPAGYHHNVVQKINIKVV; the protein is encoded by the coding sequence ATGTTAAGTAGGCGAAACTTTTTGAAAGGCGGTCTCGCTCTAAGCGCTGGAGGACTTCTGGTGCCAAAGTACCTTTTGGCAGCGGTTGATCCTTCCTTACTTAGTACTGCGGCGAAAGAGCTTCCAGAGGGTGTACTTGAGGAACAAGTTTTGGAAGCTCTCCCAGGTAAAAAACCTCTTATCAAAAAAACTTACAGGGCACCTAACTACGAAACGCCTGTTAAGTACTTCAACGAATTCTTCACACCAAACGATGTTTTCTTTGTGAGGTATCACCTTTCTAACATACCTGAAGTAGATGCAAAAACTTGGAAGCTGACCATAGGAGGTGATGCGATAGAAAAGCCTCTTGAGCTAACGCTGGAGGATCTCAAGACCAAGTTTGAACAGGTGGAGCTTGTGGCTCTGTGCCAGTGTTCAGGGAACAGGAGGGGATTATTTAAACCGCATGTAGCGGGAGTTGAGTGGGGATACGGAGCTATGGGGAATGCAAGGTGGAAAGGAGTAAGACTGAAAGACATATTGGAGAGAGCTGGTTTGAAGGGTAATGCTCTTGAGGTAGTACTCAACGGTGCGGACACAGGCGTGGCAGCAGGAACGCCAGACTTTATAAAGAGCATACCAGTTTGGAAGGCTCTTGACGAAAACACCATGATAGCTTACGAAATGAATGGAGAGCCCCTGCCTCACTGGAACGGCTTTCCTGCAAGAGTAATAGTCCCGGGTTGGACTGCCACTTACTGGATGAAGCATATAATTTCTATTGATGTTGTCTCCAAACCTTTCGATGGCTTTTGGATGAAAACAGCGTATAGAATACCTCTGGGAAAGTTCCCTATAAGGGACAGATTCATATCTCAGGAAACTGCAGTCAACACACCTATAACTGAGATAGTCGTAAACTCTCTAATCACAAATATAAATGATGGGCAAAGGTTCAAGCTTGGGCAAATGGTTGAAATAAAAGGTATTGCGTGGGACGGTGGGTATGGTATTAACATGGTGGAGATATCCACTGACGGAGGTAAAACCTGGCGTGAAGCTGAGCTGGGTAAGGATTATGGTCGCTACTCATGGAGGCAGTTCACTTACAGATTTAGACCTCCCAAAAAGGGAACCTATACTATAATGGCAAAGGCAAGCAATAGGATAGGGCAGACACAGACCTTTGAGCTTATATGGAACCCTGCAGGATACCATCACAACGTAGTTCAGAAGATAAACATAAAAGTCGTATAA
- a CDS encoding cytochrome c, with amino-acid sequence MSKALIFGCMLMAISFAGEESIKLKDGEGKALVEANCSACHSLDYIQMNSPFLDKKGWEATVNKMIKAMGAPIKQEDVPKIVEYLTKYYGKKE; translated from the coding sequence ATGAGTAAAGCTCTTATATTTGGATGTATGCTTATGGCTATTTCCTTTGCTGGAGAGGAGAGTATAAAGCTAAAAGATGGTGAAGGTAAAGCTCTCGTAGAAGCAAACTGCTCTGCATGTCATAGTCTTGACTACATTCAAATGAATTCCCCCTTTCTTGACAAGAAGGGTTGGGAGGCTACCGTTAACAAGATGATAAAAGCTATGGGCGCACCTATAAAGCAGGAGGATGTCCCTAAAATAGTTGAGTATCTTACCAAGTACTACGGTAAGAAAGAATAA
- a CDS encoding geranylgeranyl reductase family protein, with protein sequence MRGYDVIVIGGGPAGSSAAYYASKNGLKVLILEKYKVPRFKLCAGCISKRIAPYLPEGWERFVLNRIKGGILGYGGREEFELSADEEVAYITDRVEFDTFLLEKAQGKGADFVDECEVLGFETEGGKYRVITSKGNFHADFIVGADGFYSKTAQALGYKKDKFFKALEFFTRGDLSEKVMIDIGLVRRGYAWIFPKGENLSVGTACTQRGDLKRVLTEYSRLKGVKPEGRMYGWYIPYIEKDGDVFCGKDRVLLVGDAANLTDPLLGEGIYYAVRSGKLAAQALAVSPSKPTEQYRKLLKDLVSELVYAGKIARLGYKFQKVAYTMSKKGILKSYYDLLLGKTSYKDLYRKGFVYFLRELVKEYASFYNYFWR encoded by the coding sequence ATGAGGGGTTATGATGTCATAGTGATAGGCGGGGGACCTGCGGGTTCTTCTGCCGCTTATTACGCTTCAAAAAACGGTCTTAAGGTGCTAATCCTTGAAAAGTACAAAGTTCCACGATTCAAACTGTGCGCAGGATGTATCTCAAAAAGGATAGCTCCATACCTTCCGGAAGGTTGGGAAAGATTCGTGCTTAACAGGATAAAGGGGGGTATCCTAGGATACGGTGGAAGGGAGGAGTTTGAGCTTTCAGCTGATGAGGAAGTAGCGTATATTACGGATAGGGTTGAATTTGATACCTTTCTCTTAGAGAAAGCTCAAGGAAAAGGAGCAGATTTTGTGGATGAGTGTGAGGTCTTAGGTTTTGAAACAGAGGGAGGAAAGTACAGAGTAATAACTTCAAAAGGCAATTTTCATGCAGATTTTATAGTTGGTGCGGACGGTTTTTACTCAAAGACAGCTCAAGCCCTTGGCTACAAAAAGGACAAGTTCTTTAAAGCTCTTGAGTTTTTTACGCGAGGTGATCTTAGCGAAAAGGTAATGATAGATATAGGATTAGTCAGAAGAGGGTATGCGTGGATATTTCCGAAAGGTGAAAATCTGAGCGTAGGCACAGCCTGTACACAAAGGGGAGATCTAAAAAGAGTTCTAACCGAATATTCAAGACTCAAGGGTGTAAAACCAGAAGGGAGGATGTATGGCTGGTACATACCTTATATAGAAAAAGATGGAGATGTATTCTGCGGTAAAGATCGCGTGCTTTTGGTAGGTGATGCGGCCAATCTCACGGATCCTCTTTTAGGAGAAGGTATATATTACGCAGTACGGAGCGGAAAACTCGCAGCTCAAGCATTAGCTGTTTCACCTTCAAAACCTACAGAGCAATACAGAAAACTTTTGAAAGATCTCGTTTCTGAGCTTGTTTACGCTGGAAAAATAGCTCGCCTCGGCTACAAATTTCAGAAGGTTGCTTACACAATGAGTAAAAAGGGTATATTAAAGAGCTATTACGATCTTCTTCTTGGAAAAACAAGCTATAAGGATCTCTATAGAAAGGGTTTCGTTTATTTTTTAAGGGAGCTTGTAAAAGAATACGCAAGCTTTTATAATTATTTCTGGAG